The following proteins are co-located in the Pseudomonas sp. DY-1 genome:
- a CDS encoding diaminopropionate ammonia-lyase — protein sequence MLIANPKCTRRAYPDDLRAIMSVTQATESRTLLSSWSRFERAVTPLWQLPDLARDLGVGQVLLKDEAVRSALGSFKVLGAPVALVRLILRRFPDMVLEPRALLAGNFAESLAEFTVISATDGNHGRALAAAAQSVGCRCVIVLHAHVNTEREQAIAAYGARIIRIDGNYDDSVHEAARLAATNGWTVVSDTSYEGYTEIPRDVMQGYAIIAAEALEALAPQQAGCPFSHVFLQGGVGGLAAGIASYLWERYDAARPTMIVVEPTQADCLYQSALTGKATRASGSVDSVMAGLACGETSPLAWQFLEGCIDHFMTVEDAEAVAAMRVLAKGSERDLPLVAGESAVAGLAGLRQLMGTPQAAELGLDRQSRVLLISTEGATAPALYAELVGEPASAVLARQEQWLQVQ from the coding sequence ATGCTGATCGCCAACCCCAAATGCACTCGCCGCGCCTATCCCGACGACTTGCGCGCCATCATGAGCGTGACCCAGGCCACCGAGAGCCGCACCTTGCTTTCCAGCTGGAGCCGCTTCGAGCGCGCGGTCACGCCCTTGTGGCAACTGCCTGACCTTGCGCGTGATCTGGGTGTCGGCCAGGTGCTGCTCAAGGACGAAGCGGTGCGTTCGGCGTTGGGCAGCTTCAAGGTCCTGGGAGCACCCGTTGCACTCGTGCGTCTCATCCTGCGGCGTTTCCCCGATATGGTTTTGGAGCCCCGGGCCTTGCTCGCGGGAAATTTTGCCGAGTCTCTGGCCGAGTTCACGGTGATCAGCGCCACCGACGGCAACCATGGCCGAGCCCTCGCGGCTGCGGCACAAAGCGTTGGTTGCCGCTGCGTGATCGTCCTCCACGCGCATGTCAATACTGAGCGGGAGCAGGCCATCGCAGCCTACGGCGCACGCATTATCCGCATTGACGGCAACTACGACGATTCGGTGCACGAAGCGGCCAGGCTGGCAGCCACAAATGGCTGGACCGTGGTGTCCGACACCTCCTACGAGGGCTACACAGAAATACCCCGCGATGTGATGCAGGGCTACGCGATCATTGCCGCGGAAGCGCTGGAAGCATTGGCGCCGCAGCAGGCCGGATGCCCGTTCAGCCATGTATTTCTACAAGGCGGTGTTGGCGGCCTCGCGGCCGGGATTGCCAGCTACCTCTGGGAGCGTTACGACGCCGCGCGACCAACCATGATCGTCGTCGAGCCAACACAAGCCGATTGCCTCTACCAGAGTGCCCTGACCGGAAAGGCAACCCGGGCCAGCGGCTCGGTGGACTCGGTGATGGCCGGGCTGGCTTGCGGTGAAACATCTCCTTTGGCCTGGCAGTTCCTGGAAGGCTGCATCGACCATTTCATGACTGTGGAAGACGCCGAGGCCGTAGCGGCGATGCGCGTCCTGGCCAAGGGAAGCGAACGTGACCTGCCGCTTGTGGCAGGCGAGTCTGCAGTGGCCGGGCTTGCTGGTCTCAGGCAGCTGATGGGCACTCCCCAGGCTGCTGAACTTGGGCTCGACCGCCAGTCACGCGTCCTGCTGATCAGCACCGAAGGGGCCACCGCGCCGGCGCTCTATGCCGAGCTGGTAGGCGAGCCCGCCAGCGCGGTTCTGGCGCGCCAGGAACAATGGTTGCAGGTGCAGTGA
- a CDS encoding TIGR04211 family SH3 domain-containing protein, producing MTLSRHFHARVSPLQSRALGALMLGGLLMSGAPAQAEEPAGNTRWVSDSLTTYVRSGPTDGYRIVGTLTSGQKVELLTTQGDYSQVRGENGSSVWIPSRDLQEVPGQVERLPQLEQKVSELSAQLAGIDDSWKSRVQGMQETLDARKKLIDELQAARSALDAELTQARSELRDAQAQLGDENKQVLMRYMVYGGSIAGAGLLAGLILPTFLRVRRKRNDQWV from the coding sequence ATGACCCTGTCCCGTCATTTCCACGCCCGTGTTTCCCCGCTCCAGTCCCGTGCCCTCGGCGCCCTCATGCTGGGTGGCCTGCTGATGTCCGGGGCACCGGCCCAGGCCGAGGAGCCCGCTGGCAACACGCGCTGGGTGAGCGATAGCCTGACGACCTATGTTCGTAGTGGTCCGACTGACGGATATCGCATCGTGGGTACGCTGACCTCCGGGCAGAAGGTCGAGCTGCTCACGACCCAGGGCGACTACAGCCAGGTTCGTGGTGAGAATGGCAGCAGTGTGTGGATTCCCAGCCGCGACCTGCAGGAAGTGCCCGGCCAGGTCGAGCGTCTGCCGCAGCTTGAGCAGAAAGTGAGCGAGCTCAGCGCGCAGCTCGCCGGCATCGATGATTCGTGGAAGTCCCGTGTACAGGGCATGCAGGAGACACTGGATGCACGCAAGAAGCTCATCGACGAGTTGCAGGCCGCGCGCTCGGCGCTGGATGCCGAGCTGACCCAGGCCCGCTCTGAACTGCGTGATGCACAGGCGCAGTTGGGCGACGAGAACAAGCAAGTGCTGATGCGCTACATGGTCTACGGCGGCAGCATCGCCGGTGCAGGTCTCCTGGCCGGGCTGATCCTGCCGACCTTCCTGCGCGTGCGGCGCAAGCGCAACGATCAGTGGGTGTGA
- a CDS encoding DUF5666 domain-containing protein, with protein sequence MRIALRLLCALALLGGTLLFVAPVAVAAPVCLDPGGMGGTGAVATGGIGGTGAPVAPAEHGGIGGTGAPVDDGGIGGTGIVGTITGFGSICVNGVEVHYDAKVSLSENGLPASSKQLAIGQVVAVEAHRSARGLVARSIAILHAYEGPVTEVASGSIPLRVMGQPVRIADGARVTAGLRVGDAVRVSGLRNSVGEVVASRIDRAPKLAQASAIGAIERPGELQGLALSNKRLAPKTEVLVRGNWNGRQLDVVQSRVDPGLPFEGRVRNVLVEGLVHKQQGDRVELGGFTVQLGHGTSFAGGRSNELAVDQRVRVAGVIRAGRSIHAERVEFVRDNPDGSIRRGSDHSGSGSGSAESERHESGNSGSGGHDSVERVRTESSGRDGGGETRERIEREVESASGELERRERIETRESADRVETRERIEIFENGVRVERIERIEKIERPEQVDKPERVEKIERVERVEKPERVEKVERPETVERPEEVERVDRSGPH encoded by the coding sequence ATGAGAATCGCCTTACGTCTCCTGTGCGCCCTGGCATTGCTGGGCGGGACGCTGCTGTTCGTTGCTCCCGTGGCGGTGGCGGCACCCGTGTGCCTCGATCCGGGGGGAATGGGCGGCACAGGCGCTGTTGCCACCGGCGGAATAGGCGGCACTGGGGCACCAGTCGCACCCGCGGAGCATGGCGGGATCGGTGGCACAGGGGCCCCCGTCGATGACGGCGGCATCGGCGGGACCGGCATCGTGGGAACCATCACCGGCTTTGGCTCCATCTGCGTCAATGGCGTGGAAGTCCACTACGACGCCAAGGTGTCGCTCAGCGAAAACGGGCTGCCGGCCAGCAGCAAGCAACTGGCGATCGGTCAGGTGGTTGCAGTGGAAGCCCACCGATCGGCAAGAGGGCTGGTGGCCCGGAGTATTGCCATCCTCCATGCCTACGAGGGTCCGGTAACCGAGGTCGCCTCGGGCAGCATTCCCTTGCGGGTGATGGGGCAGCCGGTACGCATTGCCGACGGGGCGCGTGTGACGGCAGGGCTGCGAGTAGGCGATGCGGTGCGGGTCAGCGGACTGCGTAATTCCGTTGGCGAAGTCGTGGCCAGCCGGATCGATCGGGCACCGAAGCTCGCCCAGGCAAGCGCGATCGGTGCCATCGAGCGGCCAGGTGAACTACAGGGGCTGGCGCTGAGCAACAAACGGCTGGCACCCAAAACAGAGGTGCTTGTACGAGGCAACTGGAACGGCCGCCAGCTGGATGTCGTCCAGAGTCGGGTCGATCCGGGGCTGCCGTTCGAGGGACGCGTACGCAATGTCCTCGTGGAAGGGCTGGTGCACAAGCAGCAGGGGGACCGTGTCGAGTTGGGCGGATTCACTGTGCAACTGGGGCATGGCACTTCATTCGCCGGCGGGCGTTCAAATGAGCTGGCGGTCGACCAGCGCGTACGCGTTGCCGGGGTGATCAGGGCAGGGCGGAGCATCCATGCCGAGCGGGTCGAATTCGTCCGCGACAACCCCGACGGCTCCATTCGCCGCGGCTCGGATCACAGCGGGTCGGGTTCCGGCTCGGCGGAGTCGGAACGACACGAGAGCGGGAACTCCGGAAGCGGCGGCCATGATTCGGTGGAGCGGGTGAGGACTGAATCCAGCGGCCGCGACGGTGGAGGCGAGACGCGAGAAAGGATAGAGCGGGAGGTAGAGTCGGCATCTGGCGAACTGGAACGCCGGGAACGGATAGAAACGCGCGAGTCTGCTGACCGCGTGGAAACCCGCGAGCGGATCGAGATTTTCGAGAATGGCGTGCGCGTCGAGCGAATCGAGCGGATCGAGAAGATCGAGCGCCCCGAGCAGGTTGATAAACCGGAGCGCGTGGAAAAGATCGAACGTGTGGAGCGCGTTGAGAAGCCCGAAAGGGTTGAGAAGGTCGAACGTCCAGAGACGGTGGAGCGCCCGGAAGAGGTGGAGCGAGTGGACCGGTCCGGTCCCCACTAG
- a CDS encoding U32 family peptidase, protein MPLPKNQLELLSPARDVNIAREAILHGADAVYIGGPSFGARHNACNEVADIAKLVEFAHHFHVRVFVTINTILHDDELEPARKLIHELYDAGVDALIVQDMGVLELDIPPIELHASTQTDIRTLERAKFLDQAGFSQLVLARELNLKQIRAIADETDAAIEFFIHGALCVAFSGQCNISHAQTGRSANRGDCSQACRLPYTLKDDQGRVVAFEKHLLSMKDNNQSANLSALVDAGVRSFKIEGRYKDASYVKNITAYYRQRLDGILAERPDLARASSGRTDHFFVPDPDKTFHRGSTDYFVTERKIDIGAFDTPTFTGLLVGQVEKVGKRDLIAVTHEPLSNGDGLNVLVKREVVGFRANIAELKGEFEEEGEKRWRYRVEPNEMPAALSRLRPNHPLSRNLDHNWQQALLKTSAERRVGVDWKASLREDGLELTATSEEGVSAHVRLDGPFGAANKPEQALEQLHDLLGQLGTTSYHAQRIELDAPQAYFIPASQLKALRREAIEALTEARVAAHPHGSRKAVSVPPPVYPEAHLSFLYNVYNQKARDFYHRYGVQLIDAAYEAHEEAGEVPVMITKHCLRFSFNLCPKQAKGVTGVRTKVAPMQLVHGDEVLTLKFDCKPCEMHVVGKMKGHILDLPQPGSAASNVVGQITPDDLLKTIRHRGPH, encoded by the coding sequence ATGCCCTTACCCAAAAACCAATTAGAACTGCTCAGCCCCGCCCGTGATGTGAACATCGCCCGTGAGGCCATCCTGCATGGCGCCGACGCCGTGTACATCGGCGGCCCAAGCTTCGGCGCCCGCCATAACGCCTGCAACGAAGTGGCGGATATCGCCAAACTGGTGGAGTTCGCCCACCACTTCCATGTGCGCGTATTCGTCACCATCAACACCATCCTCCACGACGACGAGCTGGAGCCGGCGCGCAAGCTGATCCACGAGCTTTACGACGCGGGCGTCGATGCGCTGATCGTGCAGGACATGGGCGTGCTCGAACTGGACATCCCGCCCATCGAGCTGCACGCCAGCACCCAGACCGATATCCGCACCCTGGAGCGAGCGAAGTTCCTCGACCAGGCCGGTTTCTCCCAACTGGTGCTCGCCCGCGAACTGAACCTCAAGCAGATCCGTGCCATCGCCGATGAAACCGATGCAGCTATCGAGTTCTTCATCCATGGCGCGCTCTGCGTCGCCTTCTCCGGTCAGTGCAACATCTCCCACGCCCAGACCGGACGCAGCGCCAACCGGGGCGACTGCTCCCAGGCTTGCCGCCTGCCCTACACCCTGAAGGATGATCAGGGCCGCGTGGTGGCCTTCGAGAAGCACCTCCTGTCGATGAAAGACAATAACCAGAGCGCCAACCTGAGTGCCCTGGTGGACGCCGGAGTGCGCTCCTTCAAGATCGAAGGCCGCTACAAGGATGCGAGCTACGTCAAGAACATCACTGCGTACTACCGCCAGCGCCTCGACGGCATCCTCGCCGAGCGTCCCGATCTGGCCCGTGCCTCCAGCGGCCGTACTGATCACTTCTTCGTACCGGACCCGGACAAGACCTTCCACCGCGGCAGCACCGACTATTTTGTCACCGAGCGCAAGATCGACATCGGCGCCTTCGACACGCCGACCTTCACCGGTTTGCTGGTTGGCCAGGTGGAGAAAGTCGGCAAGCGCGACCTCATTGCCGTGACCCATGAGCCGCTGTCCAACGGCGACGGTCTCAATGTGCTGGTCAAACGTGAGGTCGTGGGCTTCCGGGCTAACATCGCCGAACTGAAGGGGGAGTTCGAGGAAGAAGGCGAAAAGCGCTGGCGCTACCGCGTCGAGCCCAATGAAATGCCGGCCGCCCTGTCCCGGCTGCGCCCCAATCACCCGCTCAGCCGCAACCTGGACCACAACTGGCAACAGGCGCTGCTGAAGACCTCGGCGGAACGCCGGGTTGGCGTCGACTGGAAGGCCAGTCTGCGCGAAGACGGCCTCGAGCTGACCGCCACCAGCGAGGAAGGCGTCAGCGCCCATGTCAGGCTGGACGGTCCGTTCGGGGCGGCTAACAAACCCGAGCAGGCCCTGGAGCAGCTGCATGACCTGCTGGGCCAGTTGGGTACCACCAGCTATCACGCCCAGCGCATCGAACTGGATGCGCCCCAGGCCTATTTCATCCCCGCGTCCCAGCTCAAGGCCCTGCGCCGCGAGGCGATCGAGGCACTGACCGAGGCCCGTGTAGCCGCCCACCCCCACGGCAGCCGCAAGGCCGTCAGCGTGCCGCCGCCGGTGTATCCAGAGGCGCACCTGTCGTTCCTGTACAACGTCTACAACCAGAAGGCGCGCGACTTCTACCATCGCTACGGTGTGCAGTTGATCGATGCGGCCTACGAGGCGCACGAAGAAGCTGGCGAAGTCCCGGTGATGATCACCAAGCACTGCTTGCGCTTCTCGTTCAACCTGTGCCCGAAACAGGCCAAGGGCGTGACCGGTGTACGCACCAAGGTGGCGCCGATGCAACTGGTCCACGGGGATGAAGTGCTGACCCTGAAATTCGACTGCAAGCCCTGCGAAATGCACGTGGTGGGCAAGATGAAGGGCCACATCCTCGACCTGCCGCAACCGGGTAGCGCAGCGAGCAATGTCGTGGGCCAGATCACCCCGGACGACCTGCTCAAGACCATCCGCCATCGCGGGCCGCACTGA
- a CDS encoding CHAD domain-containing protein, translated as MSFIDSVIAHVLGLEVGLHHAYARLACRTDEEALHDLRIHLRKLRSLLRPMRRLAAPKELDAAAADVGRLTTPVRDLEVLIVELQRQGFVDQAERRRHLLESHYAIIERSATLQRFMAVLDAWPARMREAELNGELDNLRERVKIRLQRQLQRLRESLADPAFDRHALRLLVKRMRYAHEAYPKLSPIGHDAVTALKAVQSALGDWHDHFQWCLKADQEADLLVLKDRWEIAGAAELSAAEVELSILAECLEEESHSAA; from the coding sequence ATGTCATTCATCGATTCGGTGATCGCTCATGTATTGGGACTGGAAGTCGGGCTTCATCACGCATATGCGCGACTTGCCTGCCGGACGGATGAAGAAGCGCTACATGACCTGCGAATCCATCTGCGTAAATTGCGCAGCCTGCTGCGCCCCATGCGTCGTCTGGCAGCGCCCAAGGAGTTGGATGCGGCAGCCGCTGACGTCGGCCGGCTGACGACTCCGGTGCGCGACCTCGAAGTGCTGATCGTTGAACTCCAGCGGCAGGGCTTCGTTGATCAGGCGGAGCGTCGCAGGCACCTGCTGGAGTCCCACTACGCCATCATCGAACGCAGCGCCACGCTGCAGCGTTTCATGGCGGTGCTGGATGCCTGGCCAGCACGGATGCGCGAGGCAGAGCTCAATGGTGAGCTCGACAACCTTCGCGAACGGGTGAAGATTCGCCTGCAACGGCAGTTGCAACGTCTACGCGAATCCCTTGCCGATCCGGCATTCGATCGCCACGCCTTGCGCCTCCTGGTCAAACGCATGCGTTATGCCCATGAGGCTTACCCCAAACTCTCCCCAATCGGGCATGACGCGGTTACGGCGCTGAAGGCCGTGCAGTCCGCCTTGGGCGATTGGCACGACCACTTCCAGTGGTGCCTGAAAGCCGATCAGGAGGCGGACCTGCTGGTACTCAAGGATCGTTGGGAAATCGCCGGAGCTGCCGAGTTGAGTGCAGCCGAAGTTGAGCTTTCCATCCTGGCAGAATGCCTGGAAGAGGAATCCCATTCGGCTGCATAG
- a CDS encoding Zn-dependent hydrolase produces MSLPSDAQPLQLDGETLLKQIRSLGEIGIEPGREGRTRIALTDADKAGRDRLRQWMDALGLNVRTDRIGNIFGTLGADGDQQAPLMIGSHIDSVADAGELDGCYGVLAGLAVVRAFRDAATTPTRPITVAAFTNEEGVRYQPDMMGSLVHAGGLDIEVALDTLGTDGTRLGDELDRIGYAGDLSPGALAPHEYLELHIEQGPILEAEGIQIGVVENLQGISWQQITIKGSANHAGTTPMHLRRDAGWVASSVISELREIAVDGTLATAGCLRLEPNLINVIPRKAVFTVDLRHPDESHLRVAEQKLAALLARMADEEGVEVWSEQLVRFQPVTFNAELAAAIESSANRLGLSHRRMTSGAGHDAQMIARIAPAAMIFVPSQGGISHNPREHTSDDLLLAGAQVLLDVVQQRLAQA; encoded by the coding sequence ATGAGTCTTCCTTCCGATGCGCAACCGTTGCAGCTCGACGGTGAAACCCTGCTCAAGCAGATTCGTAGCCTGGGCGAGATCGGCATCGAGCCTGGCCGGGAGGGCCGCACCCGAATCGCGCTGACTGATGCCGATAAAGCCGGCCGTGACCGGTTGCGGCAATGGATGGACGCGCTGGGCCTGAACGTGCGGACAGACCGCATAGGCAACATCTTCGGTACCCTGGGCGCGGATGGCGATCAGCAAGCGCCGCTGATGATCGGCTCACACATCGACAGCGTGGCTGACGCCGGCGAACTGGATGGCTGTTACGGCGTGCTCGCCGGGCTGGCCGTGGTGCGGGCGTTTCGCGACGCCGCCACGACACCAACCCGCCCGATCACGGTTGCCGCCTTTACCAATGAAGAAGGTGTGCGCTACCAGCCGGACATGATGGGCTCGCTGGTACACGCAGGCGGTCTGGATATTGAAGTCGCGCTGGATACGCTGGGCACCGACGGCACCCGCCTGGGCGATGAACTGGATCGCATTGGTTACGCCGGCGACCTCTCGCCCGGCGCGCTGGCACCTCACGAGTACCTGGAACTGCATATAGAGCAGGGGCCGATTCTGGAAGCCGAAGGTATCCAGATTGGCGTGGTCGAGAACCTTCAGGGCATTTCCTGGCAGCAGATCACCATCAAGGGCAGCGCCAACCATGCCGGTACGACGCCCATGCACCTGCGCCGGGACGCGGGTTGGGTGGCCAGCAGCGTGATCAGCGAACTACGCGAGATAGCAGTCGACGGCACCCTGGCAACGGCCGGCTGCCTGCGCTTGGAACCGAACCTGATCAACGTCATTCCGCGCAAGGCGGTCTTCACGGTGGATCTGCGTCATCCCGATGAATCGCACCTTCGCGTTGCCGAACAGAAGCTGGCGGCTTTGCTGGCACGCATGGCTGACGAAGAAGGCGTCGAGGTCTGGAGCGAGCAATTAGTGCGATTCCAGCCGGTGACCTTCAATGCGGAGCTGGCCGCTGCCATCGAATCCTCGGCCAACCGTCTGGGACTCAGCCACAGGCGCATGACCTCCGGCGCAGGCCATGATGCGCAGATGATCGCGCGCATCGCGCCGGCGGCGATGATCTTCGTGCCCAGTCAGGGTGGCATCAGTCACAACCCTCGCGAGCACACCAGTGACGATCTGCTGCTGGCCGGCGCGCAGGTCCTGCTCGATGTGGTGCAACAGCGGCTTGCCCAGGCCTGA
- a CDS encoding PaaI family thioesterase, giving the protein MIGKTEAIARFIQQEFPQTRVVVDEVWDRSARVSQEVDESDLRPGGTVSGPTLMALADVALYVALLGEIGIVPLAVTTSLTINFLRKPEARKRIIGECRLMKVGKTLAVGEVSLFSEGLEEPVAHVVGTYSIPPASTR; this is encoded by the coding sequence ATGATCGGCAAGACGGAAGCGATAGCGCGATTCATCCAGCAGGAATTCCCCCAGACCCGCGTCGTGGTCGACGAAGTGTGGGATCGCAGCGCGCGTGTTTCGCAGGAGGTCGATGAGTCCGACCTGCGGCCCGGCGGCACCGTTTCCGGCCCCACCCTGATGGCACTTGCCGATGTGGCGCTCTACGTCGCCCTACTGGGCGAGATCGGCATCGTTCCCCTGGCCGTCACCACCAGCCTCACCATCAACTTCCTGCGCAAGCCCGAAGCGCGCAAACGCATCATTGGCGAGTGCCGGTTGATGAAGGTCGGCAAGACCCTGGCAGTGGGCGAGGTTTCGCTCTTTTCGGAAGGTCTGGAGGAGCCGGTGGCCCATGTCGTGGGTACCTACTCCATCCCGCCAGCCTCGACGCGCTGA
- the nfsB gene encoding oxygen-insensitive NAD(P)H nitroreductase translates to MNPASLASQRYTTKAYDPARRITQSTIDELLALLRQAPSSVNSQPWHFIVAGSAEGKARMAKGTQGPYAYNQPKVLDASHVILICARTDMTDAHLAQVLQQEQDDGRFRDDEARAGQLRTRQTYVNLHRFERKDLQHWMEKQAYLALGTLLLGAAAVGVDATPMEGFDVQSLDTELGLREQGYTSVVLVALGHRSEKDFNAALPKSRLPSERVITTL, encoded by the coding sequence ATGAATCCCGCTTCCCTCGCCAGCCAGCGCTATACCACCAAGGCATACGATCCGGCCCGGCGCATCACCCAGTCGACCATCGACGAGCTGCTGGCGCTGCTCCGCCAGGCGCCGTCGTCGGTCAACTCCCAGCCCTGGCACTTCATCGTCGCCGGCAGCGCGGAAGGCAAGGCCCGCATGGCCAAAGGTACCCAGGGACCCTATGCGTACAACCAGCCCAAGGTGCTGGATGCTTCACACGTGATCCTCATCTGTGCCCGCACAGACATGACCGATGCCCATCTGGCGCAGGTACTCCAGCAGGAGCAGGACGACGGCCGCTTCCGTGACGACGAAGCTCGTGCCGGCCAGCTACGCACGCGGCAGACCTACGTGAACCTGCACCGTTTCGAGCGCAAGGACCTGCAGCACTGGATGGAGAAGCAAGCCTACCTGGCCCTGGGCACGCTGCTGCTCGGCGCCGCCGCTGTTGGCGTGGATGCCACGCCGATGGAAGGCTTCGATGTGCAATCGCTGGATACCGAGCTGGGCCTTCGCGAGCAGGGTTACACCAGCGTGGTGCTGGTGGCGCTGGGTCACCGCAGCGAGAAGGACTTCAACGCCGCACTGCCCAAATCGCGTCTGCCATCTGAACGCGTCATCACCACCCTCTGA
- a CDS encoding TetR/AcrR family transcriptional regulator, translating to MSTLDEEARPRRRLSREERQRQLLDVAWQMVREEGTDALSLGRLAEQAGVTKPVVYGHFKTRGGLLAALYVEFDTRQTALMDAALEASETTLEGRAAVIASSYVECVLSQGREIPGVIASLAASPELESIKCEYESVFLEKCRAALAPFAGEGGISPAGLRVMLGAAEALSHAAATGEITPQEARDELRATIVAMVERNARRS from the coding sequence ATGTCAACACTCGATGAAGAGGCGCGTCCGCGCCGTCGTTTATCCCGGGAAGAGCGGCAGCGGCAGCTGCTGGATGTCGCTTGGCAGATGGTCCGGGAGGAGGGCACCGATGCGCTTTCCCTGGGCCGATTGGCCGAGCAGGCGGGCGTCACCAAGCCCGTGGTCTATGGCCACTTCAAGACTCGGGGAGGGCTGCTTGCGGCGTTGTACGTGGAGTTCGATACACGCCAGACGGCGCTGATGGATGCGGCGCTGGAGGCCAGCGAGACGACGCTGGAGGGTAGGGCTGCGGTGATCGCCTCGTCCTATGTCGAATGCGTACTGTCCCAGGGGCGTGAGATTCCGGGGGTGATCGCGTCCCTGGCTGCTTCACCCGAGCTTGAGTCCATCAAGTGCGAGTACGAGTCGGTGTTCCTGGAAAAGTGTCGGGCTGCGCTGGCGCCCTTCGCGGGCGAGGGGGGCATTAGCCCGGCCGGGTTGCGTGTCATGTTGGGTGCGGCGGAGGCACTGTCCCATGCCGCTGCAACCGGAGAGATCACGCCGCAGGAGGCGCGGGATGAACTCCGCGCAACCATCGTGGCCATGGTCGAGCGCAACGCCCGGCGTAGTTGA
- a CDS encoding NAD(P)H-dependent oxidoreductase, with amino-acid sequence MHALIVVAHHDPRSLTHSLAAQVADGLKHSGHDSEIANLAAEGFDPRFNFADHAVHRHQVAPPADVAAEQARIDRSDALVLVFPVYWWSMPGVLKGWIDRVFANGWAFEYSLDGGLKKKLRHLKVHLIGVAGADAGTFERHGYSEAMKTQIDHGIFDYCGATVLTSAVYFESESNDPAPYLEAARSIGLKLFETAARPELIEAV; translated from the coding sequence ATGCACGCCCTGATTGTCGTCGCCCACCATGATCCCCGTTCGCTCACCCACAGCCTCGCTGCACAGGTTGCCGATGGACTGAAGCACTCCGGCCATGACTCGGAGATCGCCAACCTTGCCGCGGAGGGCTTCGATCCGCGGTTCAACTTCGCGGATCACGCCGTCCACCGCCACCAAGTGGCACCCCCAGCCGACGTCGCAGCCGAGCAGGCCCGTATCGACCGTTCAGATGCGCTGGTGCTTGTCTTCCCGGTTTACTGGTGGTCGATGCCCGGCGTGCTCAAGGGTTGGATCGATCGTGTCTTTGCCAACGGATGGGCCTTCGAGTACAGCCTGGATGGCGGGCTGAAGAAGAAGCTGCGCCACCTCAAGGTCCATCTGATCGGTGTGGCGGGTGCCGATGCGGGCACCTTCGAACGCCACGGCTATAGCGAAGCGATGAAAACGCAGATCGATCACGGCATCTTCGATTACTGCGGCGCGACGGTACTGACCTCTGCGGTGTATTTCGAGTCGGAATCCAATGACCCGGCGCCCTACCTGGAAGCGGCTCGATCCATCGGACTGAAACTGTTCGAGACCGCTGCCAGGCCCGAGTTGATTGAAGCAGTCTGA
- a CDS encoding DUF6502 family protein: protein MQLPAFPPSLLPALQHVMRPLVRLMLRKGVTYNCFAEMLKEIFVDVAEREFRLDDKPPSDSRISLLTGVHRKDVRRLRSGAAEEKNHLPENISLGAHLVSVWLNNAPFCKQRGRPLPLARLASSGGECSFDGLVATVSKDIRARVVLDEWLRLGIVRIDGQDCVHLETMAFIPQRGFDEKAVYFRHNLHDHACAAVHNLTEGGEPFFERSVHYDSLSSAAVQQLRQAVSTEGMQVLIGFNQLASELEERDVPEPEARQRITIGLYFYTEGNPPDASRPKTGRSS from the coding sequence ATGCAATTACCCGCTTTCCCGCCCTCGCTGTTGCCGGCGCTACAGCACGTGATGCGCCCGCTGGTGAGGCTGATGCTGAGGAAAGGGGTCACCTACAACTGCTTCGCCGAAATGCTCAAGGAAATTTTCGTCGACGTGGCCGAGCGTGAATTCCGGCTGGATGACAAACCGCCTAGCGACAGCAGGATCAGCCTGCTCACCGGCGTCCATCGCAAGGATGTCAGACGCTTGCGCAGCGGGGCGGCCGAGGAGAAAAACCATCTACCGGAGAATATCTCCCTCGGTGCCCACCTGGTCAGCGTCTGGCTGAACAATGCACCGTTCTGCAAGCAGCGCGGCCGACCATTGCCTTTGGCGCGACTCGCCAGCAGCGGCGGTGAATGCTCGTTCGATGGACTGGTCGCGACAGTCAGCAAGGATATCCGCGCCCGCGTTGTGCTGGACGAGTGGCTGCGCCTGGGCATTGTGCGGATAGACGGGCAGGACTGTGTGCACCTGGAAACCATGGCCTTCATTCCGCAGCGCGGGTTCGATGAGAAGGCCGTCTATTTCCGTCACAACCTGCATGACCATGCTTGCGCGGCCGTGCACAACCTTACCGAAGGGGGGGAGCCCTTCTTCGAGCGGAGTGTCCACTACGACAGCTTGTCGTCCGCCGCGGTCCAGCAGCTGCGCCAGGCGGTCAGCACTGAAGGCATGCAAGTGCTGATCGGGTTCAACCAGCTGGCCTCGGAACTGGAAGAAAGGGACGTGCCGGAGCCCGAGGCGCGGCAGCGAATCACCATCGGCCTCTATTTCTACACTGAAGGCAATCCACCGGACGCCTCCAGGCCGAAAACAGGCCGCTCATCATGA